The Panacibacter microcysteis genome includes a window with the following:
- a CDS encoding 4Fe-4S dicluster domain-containing protein, whose amino-acid sequence MEIIFQVAFILLAGAATWLFSKNILQIRRNILLGRDEDLTDQPAVRWNNVLLLALGQKKMFKNPLVAIMHFIIYAGFIIINLEVLEIVLDGILGKHRLFTAVLPAGLYRFLINAFELLAVGVLVVCVVFLARRNLLKLKRFMSKDLNGWPRSDANYILITEILLMGLFLTMNACDTLLQQRGAEHYAASATGNFAFSSFLHPLLGGLSADALTLIERTCWWLHIAGILAFLNYLPYSKHLHILFAFPNAYYTRLQPQGKMENMPDIQKEVLYAMQPELIPAEAAENHKKFGAKDVFDLSWKNLLDAYSCTECGRCSAACPANMTGKKLSPRLIMMKTRDRAEEVGKNITANKSFVDDGKTLLHDYITAEELRACTTCNACVEACPVSINPLDIILQQRRFLVMEESSAPQEWNGMFSNTENNFAPWKFSPDDRDSWVSEV is encoded by the coding sequence ATGGAAATAATTTTTCAGGTAGCTTTTATTTTACTGGCAGGTGCCGCCACATGGCTCTTCAGTAAAAATATTTTACAGATACGCAGGAATATTTTGCTTGGCCGGGATGAGGATCTTACAGATCAGCCCGCCGTGCGGTGGAACAATGTGCTGCTGCTGGCATTAGGGCAAAAGAAAATGTTTAAAAACCCGCTGGTGGCCATCATGCATTTTATCATTTATGCCGGCTTTATCATCATCAACCTGGAAGTACTTGAAATTGTGCTGGATGGTATATTGGGCAAGCACCGTTTGTTTACCGCTGTATTGCCTGCGGGCTTGTACCGTTTTCTTATCAATGCATTTGAATTACTGGCTGTTGGTGTGCTTGTTGTGTGTGTTGTATTTCTTGCAAGAAGGAACCTGCTTAAGCTGAAAAGGTTTATGAGTAAAGACCTTAACGGCTGGCCAAGGAGTGATGCAAATTATATTCTTATAACCGAGATATTGCTTATGGGCCTGTTCCTTACCATGAATGCCTGCGATACATTGTTGCAGCAGCGCGGTGCAGAACATTATGCGGCTTCGGCAACAGGAAATTTTGCTTTTTCTTCTTTTCTGCATCCGTTGCTCGGTGGTTTGTCTGCAGACGCCTTAACTCTTATCGAAAGAACGTGCTGGTGGCTGCACATTGCCGGTATTTTGGCGTTTCTCAATTACCTGCCTTATTCAAAACACCTGCATATACTGTTTGCTTTTCCCAACGCTTATTACACGCGTTTACAACCACAGGGCAAAATGGAAAATATGCCCGACATACAAAAGGAAGTGTTGTATGCCATGCAGCCTGAACTGATACCCGCCGAAGCGGCGGAGAACCATAAAAAGTTCGGCGCAAAAGATGTGTTCGATCTAAGCTGGAAGAACCTGCTGGATGCATATAGCTGTACAGAATGTGGCAGGTGCAGTGCGGCCTGCCCCGCAAACATGACCGGCAAAAAACTAAGCCCACGCCTGATTATGATGAAGACGCGTGACAGGGCAGAGGAGGTTGGCAAGAATATTACGGCAAACAAATCTTTTGTTGACGATGGCAAAACGCTGTTGCACGATTACATTACCGCTGAAGAGTTACGTGCATGTACCACCTGCAATGCCTGCGTGGAAGCCTGCCCTGTAAGCATCAACCCGCTCGATATTATTTTACAGCAGCGCCGTTTTCTCGTAATGGAAGAAAGCAGTGCGCCGCAGGAATGGAATGGTATGTTCAGCAATACAGAAAACAATTTTGCACCGTGGAAGTTCTCACCCGATGATCGTGACAGCTGGGTAAGTGAAGTGTAA
- the lon gene encoding endopeptidase La, with amino-acid sequence MKNRGINFGTDEDTDFLPIIPINENDSEQDKNLVIPDVLPLLPLRNTVLFPGVVLPITVGRDKSIKAVNDAYKDDKLIGVVAQNDANVEDPELKDLCATGTVAKIVKLIKMPDGGTTIIIQGKKRFQMLSLVEEEPYFKARIQLLQEDESLSGDDFDAYTATIKDLASQIIQLSPNMPTEASIILKNIENASFLINFVSSNINSELTEKQALLETDDVKLRAEKLVHLLQRELQFAELKNKVTTKTRTEIDKQQREYFLQQQMKSIKEELGGDSNEREVVQMKKKAEAKKWPDAAKSMFKSGIEKLERMHPSTPDYSVVYNHLDLMLDLPWQDYTTDNYDLKHAGKVLDHDHYGMKKIKERILEYLAVLKLKGDMKSPILCFVGPPGIGKTSLGKSIAHAVGRKYVRVSLGGLHDESEIRGHRKTYIGAMPGRILQNIRKVKSSNPVMILDEIDKIGNDFRGDPSSALLEVLDPEQNNSFYDNYLELEYDLSKVLFIATANNLQNIQPALRDRLEIIDLSGYAVEEKIEIARRHLVPKQKEAHGLEKINFRINDKVLEKIIENYTRESGVRELDRQLASIMRFEAKEYATKNKIKPALTLQDVEKILGSPRYSNEIYKTANMPGVTVGLAWTYVGGDILFIETVLSEGKGELLLTGNLGNVMKESATTAYTYLQANAKKLNIDPTMFGKKNPHIHVPEGAVPKDGPSAGVTMLTSLASAFTGRRVKPYLAMTGEITLRGQVLPVGGIKEKVLAAKRAGLKEILMCAQNEKDVREIDGDFIKGLQFHYVKTMQQVLEIALV; translated from the coding sequence ATGAAGAATAGAGGAATAAATTTTGGAACAGATGAGGACACCGATTTTTTGCCGATCATTCCAATCAACGAAAATGACAGCGAGCAGGATAAAAACCTTGTAATACCAGATGTTTTACCACTGTTGCCATTAAGGAATACAGTGCTCTTCCCGGGCGTAGTTCTGCCAATAACTGTTGGCAGAGATAAAAGCATTAAAGCTGTGAATGATGCGTATAAAGACGATAAACTAATTGGCGTAGTTGCACAAAATGATGCAAACGTTGAAGACCCTGAACTGAAGGATTTGTGCGCAACAGGCACCGTAGCCAAAATCGTTAAACTGATCAAGATGCCCGATGGTGGTACAACGATCATTATACAGGGCAAAAAGCGTTTTCAAATGCTGTCGCTGGTGGAGGAGGAACCATATTTTAAAGCACGAATTCAATTATTGCAGGAAGATGAGTCTTTATCAGGCGATGATTTTGATGCATACACGGCTACAATAAAAGACCTCGCATCGCAGATCATTCAGTTATCACCCAACATGCCTACCGAAGCATCTATCATTTTAAAGAACATAGAAAATGCTTCTTTCCTGATCAATTTTGTAAGCAGCAATATAAATAGTGAACTGACCGAAAAACAGGCGTTGCTCGAAACCGACGATGTAAAGCTACGTGCCGAAAAACTCGTACACCTGTTGCAACGGGAACTGCAGTTTGCAGAACTGAAAAACAAGGTAACCACCAAGACCCGTACAGAAATAGACAAGCAGCAAAGAGAATATTTTCTGCAGCAGCAGATGAAGAGCATTAAAGAAGAGTTGGGTGGGGATAGTAATGAACGCGAGGTGGTGCAAATGAAGAAAAAGGCAGAAGCAAAAAAATGGCCTGATGCCGCGAAAAGCATGTTTAAATCCGGTATTGAAAAACTGGAGCGTATGCACCCCAGCACGCCGGATTATTCTGTAGTATACAATCACCTCGATCTTATGCTTGACCTGCCATGGCAGGATTATACCACAGACAATTACGATCTTAAGCATGCCGGCAAAGTGCTCGATCATGACCATTATGGCATGAAAAAAATTAAAGAACGTATTCTCGAATACCTGGCCGTGCTTAAACTGAAGGGGGATATGAAAAGCCCGATACTTTGTTTTGTCGGCCCTCCGGGAATCGGCAAAACTTCACTCGGTAAAAGTATTGCACATGCTGTAGGGCGCAAATACGTAAGGGTTAGCCTGGGTGGCCTGCACGATGAGAGTGAAATTCGTGGTCACCGTAAAACATACATCGGCGCAATGCCCGGCAGAATATTGCAAAACATCCGTAAGGTCAAATCTTCCAATCCTGTAATGATCCTTGACGAGATTGACAAAATTGGTAATGATTTTCGCGGAGATCCTTCTTCTGCTTTGCTCGAGGTGCTGGACCCGGAACAGAATAACAGCTTTTATGATAATTACCTGGAGCTGGAATATGACCTGAGTAAAGTATTGTTTATCGCTACTGCCAACAACCTGCAGAATATTCAGCCGGCGCTGAGAGACAGGCTCGAAATCATTGACCTTAGCGGCTATGCTGTTGAAGAAAAAATTGAAATTGCCAGGCGGCATCTGGTGCCCAAACAAAAAGAGGCGCATGGCCTGGAAAAAATCAATTTCAGGATCAACGATAAAGTACTGGAAAAGATCATTGAAAATTACACCAGGGAAAGTGGTGTGCGTGAGCTGGACAGGCAACTGGCAAGCATCATGCGGTTTGAAGCGAAAGAATACGCCACAAAGAATAAGATAAAACCCGCCCTCACACTGCAGGATGTAGAAAAAATTCTCGGCTCTCCAAGATACAGTAACGAGATCTATAAAACGGCCAATATGCCGGGTGTTACTGTGGGGCTTGCATGGACATACGTTGGCGGAGACATATTGTTTATAGAAACAGTTTTAAGCGAAGGCAAAGGTGAGCTGCTGCTTACCGGAAACCTGGGCAATGTAATGAAGGAAAGTGCAACAACTGCCTACACCTACCTGCAGGCAAACGCCAAAAAACTCAACATAGACCCCACCATGTTTGGTAAAAAAAATCCACACATACATGTGCCCGAAGGCGCAGTGCCCAAAGATGGCCCTAGTGCAGGTGTAACAATGTTAACCTCGCTTGCCTCTGCGTTTACGGGCAGAAGAGTAAAGCCATATTTGGCTATGACCGGAGAGATTACTTTGCGCGGGCAGGTACTGCCTGTAGGTGGTATAAAGGAAAAAGTACTGGCAGCTAAGCGTGCAGGCCTTAAAGAAATACTGATGTGTGCACAAAATGAGAAAGACGTTAGAGAAATCGACGGTGATTTTATAAAAGGATTACAATTTCATTATGTAAAAACAATGCAACAGG
- a CDS encoding dipeptide epimerase → MKLYYHQLNLPFEYPFTISGGRTKTHQPSLLVALQLGNLVGYGEAPAITYYNITVEQMIADIEQKKKMIEKFAFTEPERYWHYLHHLIPNNPFLVAALDMAGWDLYGKLKGQPLYKLWRTTFEQTPVTDYTIGIDAVEKMVHKMKAKPWPVYKIKAGTANDIQTIEALRKHTDAVFRVDANAGWTTEEAMHKIPLLKELGVELVEQPLAKDDWDGMKILFRESPLPLFADESCVAEHDVEKCHNHFHGINIKLTKCSGITPAIRMIATAKKMNMQIMMGCMNECTVGSAAVAHFLPQLDFVDMDGPLLLAQDVATGISYDFGKVQVSNGPGLGIKMKQ, encoded by the coding sequence ATGAAGCTTTATTATCATCAGCTTAATCTTCCTTTTGAATACCCGTTTACCATTTCCGGTGGCAGAACAAAAACACACCAGCCATCTTTACTTGTGGCATTACAATTGGGCAACCTGGTTGGTTACGGGGAAGCGCCTGCAATTACCTATTACAACATTACGGTTGAGCAAATGATTGCAGATATTGAGCAGAAGAAAAAGATGATTGAAAAGTTTGCTTTCACAGAACCGGAACGTTACTGGCATTATTTGCACCATCTTATACCCAACAATCCATTTCTTGTTGCTGCGCTGGATATGGCAGGCTGGGATCTTTATGGCAAACTGAAAGGGCAGCCACTATATAAACTCTGGCGCACAACATTTGAACAAACACCGGTTACCGACTACACCATTGGCATTGATGCCGTTGAAAAAATGGTGCATAAAATGAAAGCAAAACCATGGCCGGTTTACAAAATAAAAGCAGGCACAGCAAATGATATTCAAACAATCGAAGCATTACGAAAGCATACTGATGCCGTGTTTCGTGTAGATGCAAATGCCGGCTGGACGACGGAAGAAGCCATGCATAAAATTCCACTGCTGAAAGAACTTGGTGTTGAACTTGTGGAACAACCACTTGCCAAAGACGATTGGGATGGTATGAAAATACTATTCAGGGAATCTCCGCTGCCGCTGTTTGCAGATGAAAGCTGCGTGGCAGAGCACGATGTAGAGAAATGTCATAACCACTTTCATGGTATTAACATTAAGCTCACCAAATGCAGCGGTATTACACCAGCCATACGCATGATTGCAACAGCAAAAAAAATGAACATGCAAATAATGATGGGCTGTATGAATGAATGTACAGTAGGCAGCGCTGCTGTAGCACATTTTTTACCACAGCTCGATTTTGTAGATATGGACGGACCTTTACTATTGGCGCAGGATGTTGCAACCGGTATCAGCTACGATTTTGGTAAAGTACAGGTTTCAAACGGGCCGGGACTTGGAATAAAAATGAAACAGTAA
- a CDS encoding porin family protein, with product MKRTLLSIAVILGFTVAASAQGFHVGAKVGANFSKIDGQTFKDGFELGYHAGGFAEIDFNEHIGIQPEVLFNQTNTKVTDDPNDVFSPGKKIKLNYLSIPVLLRINAGKILTFNVGPQFGILMNNEETLLQNGKDAFKSGDFGMVAGAQVNVGALRIYGRYNVGLSKVNDVVDQEKWKNQAIQLGVGFKIL from the coding sequence ATGAAAAGGACCTTATTATCAATTGCGGTTATTTTAGGATTTACCGTTGCTGCAAGTGCACAGGGTTTTCATGTTGGTGCAAAAGTTGGTGCTAACTTTTCAAAGATCGACGGACAAACGTTCAAAGACGGCTTTGAACTTGGCTACCACGCCGGTGGTTTTGCGGAGATCGATTTTAATGAGCACATCGGTATTCAGCCCGAGGTATTATTTAACCAGACCAACACAAAGGTTACCGACGATCCGAACGACGTATTTTCCCCTGGTAAAAAAATTAAACTTAACTACCTGAGCATTCCGGTATTGTTGAGAATTAATGCGGGTAAAATCCTGACTTTTAATGTAGGTCCTCAGTTTGGCATTTTGATGAACAACGAAGAAACTTTATTGCAAAATGGTAAAGATGCTTTCAAGAGCGGAGACTTCGGCATGGTTGCGGGTGCACAGGTAAATGTGGGCGCATTGAGAATTTATGGAAGATATAACGTTGGCCTGTCTAAAGTAAACGATGTTGTTGACCAGGAAAAATGGAAAAACCAGGCTATACAACTGGGTGTAGGGTTTAAAATTTTGTAA
- a CDS encoding phosphoribosyltransferase family protein yields the protein MEQTKNFLSKAIAEQKLHRLALEVAETLSGDDAPLILIGIRNSGMVVAEKIGTFLKPYISTPMEIISASFDKHVPKEIVMSKEVDFNDKNVIIIDDVSNSGKTLLYACKPLLNFYPRRIQTLVLIERMHKLFPIKPDYVGLSMATTMQDHIHVVVSEGEVAGAYIE from the coding sequence ATGGAGCAGACAAAAAATTTTTTGAGCAAAGCAATAGCAGAACAAAAACTTCACCGCCTGGCACTTGAGGTTGCTGAAACTTTGAGTGGTGATGATGCTCCCCTGATACTGATTGGTATAAGAAACAGTGGTATGGTGGTAGCTGAGAAGATCGGTACATTTCTTAAACCATATATCTCCACCCCTATGGAGATCATCTCTGCTTCTTTTGATAAACATGTGCCTAAGGAAATAGTGATGAGCAAAGAAGTAGATTTCAACGATAAGAATGTTATCATTATTGATGACGTATCCAACTCCGGCAAAACACTGCTGTATGCATGTAAACCTTTGCTAAACTTTTACCCGCGCCGTATACAAACACTGGTGCTTATAGAACGCATGCATAAACTGTTTCCTATAAAACCTGACTACGTTGGGCTTTCTATGGCCACCACCATGCAGGATCATATTCACGTGGTAGTTAGTGAAGGTGAAGTAGCAGGTGCGTACATCGAATAA
- a CDS encoding c-type cytochrome, producing MFTTNKKKLTVIAALCAISSMGIFAYTPDKPQEGFKNLQVLPKDISKDDLDKVMHSFNDALGVKCIFCHVHEGEDFRQGWKMDSDDKPEKNIARHMMRMTMGINATYFNFENSTKPDTIRVVTCNTCHRGIPHPDEKGIAEQLANGGMKTPPPPPPPKN from the coding sequence ATGTTCACAACCAACAAAAAGAAATTAACCGTAATCGCGGCATTATGCGCCATCTCCTCCATGGGCATTTTTGCATATACGCCGGATAAACCACAGGAGGGCTTTAAAAACCTCCAGGTTTTACCAAAAGACATTTCAAAAGATGACCTTGATAAAGTGATGCACAGCTTTAATGATGCGCTGGGCGTAAAATGTATTTTTTGCCATGTGCATGAAGGCGAAGATTTCAGGCAGGGATGGAAAATGGACAGCGATGACAAGCCGGAAAAGAACATCGCCAGGCACATGATGCGTATGACCATGGGCATAAATGCTACCTACTTTAATTTTGAAAACTCTACCAAGCCCGATACAATCAGGGTAGTAACCTGCAATACCTGCCACAGAGGCATACCACACCCTGATGAAAAGGGTATTGCGGAACAACTGGCCAATGGCGGCATGAAAACTCCGCCACCACCACCGCCACCAAAAAATTAA
- a CDS encoding 4-alpha-glucanotransferase, which yields MNLASENNKMSKAKKVEIKSAASLGETGKETKKSEPRKDAPQPKKAVKAGTKKENTEAVPDIPATEQPAINPVLPATPKPATTEAAANKEVTPVKKAAAKKAAVKKSAGKNAPAKAVIPGAAAPAAKVARKAAAKKITVKEALPAISKVTFVVRFHTNYGQSLFITGKHPLFGGETAASALRMQYLNNDLWTLTIDVDKNALPKEGIVYNYMVQYEDGTVSYDWGSDKVLKTGDLASEEILIIDAWNFAGYFENAFYTEPFQNVLLKHRHKPAVPAPKTYTHTFRIKAPLLKKDETICLIGNDEKLGNWNEAAALLMERNDGDSFYSVRADLSRAHFPVVYKYCVFDTSAGRIVRYEDGNNRVLYDAFVKNKKTIVNDGFAVLPSTSWKGAGVAIPVFSLRAEQSCGVGEFSDIKLLVDWAKSVGLKLVQILPVNDTTATHTWTDSYPYAAISAFALHPMYLNLAKAAGEKHAQLVKDVEAERQRLNKLDAVDYEGVNNLKWRVIKQLYPLQQEEIFSSAGYKEYFELNKHWLVPYATFCYFRDKYNSADFNTWQTHKTYDAAEAAALLETGAGTFNDVAIHIYVQYLLHLQLKEAAEYAHQHGVIVKGDIPIGIYRFGVDAWQNPELYHMEMQAGAPPDDFAKTGQNWGFPTYNWEKMQEDDFTWWKQRFEQMSYYFDAFRIDHILGFFRIWSIPIDSVEGIMGHFEPAIPVHINEFYERNMWFDYARYCKPYITERLLNDTLGDQKEHVKYTFLNYDGFEKYQLKPEFSTQAKVENYFSWQQDSEHNRWLKKQLFSYLSNVLLFEVEGSQGQQFHFRFGIEETPSFKDLDPHLQYQLKQLYVNYFFERQDDFWMKKAMQKLPALKRATNMLVCGEDLGLVPRSVPEVMRQLGLLSLEIQRMPKDPNKQFFHPADAPYLSVVTPSSHDISTIRGWWEEDRNLSQQFFNDELGQWGLAPYFCDAWVNKAIVVQHLYSPAMWSIFQLQDILGCNRQIRRPNPHEERINVPADSKHYWRYRMHLTLEDLLKASAFNSEFSSMVKESGRA from the coding sequence ATGAACCTGGCATCTGAAAACAATAAAATGAGCAAAGCAAAAAAAGTTGAGATTAAGAGCGCTGCATCTTTAGGCGAAACAGGGAAGGAAACAAAAAAAAGTGAACCAAGAAAAGATGCCCCGCAGCCAAAAAAAGCAGTAAAAGCCGGTACCAAAAAAGAAAACACAGAAGCAGTTCCAGACATACCTGCAACGGAACAACCGGCAATTAACCCGGTGCTTCCGGCAACTCCAAAACCTGCCACTACAGAAGCGGCAGCCAATAAAGAAGTGACGCCTGTAAAAAAAGCTGCTGCAAAGAAAGCCGCGGTGAAAAAAAGTGCCGGTAAGAATGCGCCGGCGAAAGCAGTAATACCTGGAGCAGCAGCGCCTGCTGCTAAAGTAGCCAGGAAAGCTGCCGCAAAAAAGATTACGGTGAAGGAGGCTTTGCCCGCAATCTCAAAAGTAACTTTTGTTGTAAGGTTTCATACCAACTATGGCCAGTCATTATTTATAACCGGCAAGCACCCATTGTTCGGCGGAGAAACAGCAGCATCTGCATTACGCATGCAATACCTCAATAATGATCTCTGGACGCTAACAATTGACGTTGACAAAAATGCACTACCCAAAGAAGGCATCGTTTACAATTATATGGTACAATACGAAGATGGTACTGTGAGTTATGATTGGGGCAGCGACAAGGTTTTAAAAACAGGAGACCTGGCTTCAGAAGAAATACTGATCATAGACGCATGGAATTTTGCCGGGTATTTTGAAAATGCTTTCTACACAGAACCTTTTCAAAACGTGTTACTCAAACACCGTCATAAACCTGCCGTGCCGGCACCCAAAACATACACACATACTTTCAGGATAAAAGCGCCGCTGCTTAAAAAAGATGAAACAATCTGTTTAATTGGCAACGATGAAAAACTCGGAAACTGGAACGAAGCAGCAGCATTGCTGATGGAGCGTAATGACGGTGACAGCTTTTACTCGGTGCGTGCTGACCTGTCCAGGGCGCATTTCCCGGTGGTTTACAAATACTGTGTTTTTGATACTTCTGCCGGCCGCATTGTACGCTATGAAGATGGCAATAACCGCGTACTGTACGATGCATTTGTAAAAAACAAAAAAACGATTGTAAATGATGGTTTCGCGGTACTGCCCTCCACCAGTTGGAAAGGTGCAGGTGTAGCAATACCTGTTTTTAGTTTGCGTGCAGAACAGAGTTGTGGCGTAGGAGAATTCAGCGACATAAAGCTACTCGTAGACTGGGCAAAATCTGTTGGCCTTAAGCTGGTACAAATACTGCCTGTAAATGATACCACTGCCACACATACCTGGACGGACAGCTATCCCTATGCAGCCATATCAGCATTTGCATTGCACCCCATGTATCTCAACCTTGCAAAAGCTGCAGGCGAAAAGCATGCACAACTGGTAAAAGACGTTGAAGCAGAAAGACAACGCCTGAATAAGCTGGACGCGGTAGATTATGAAGGGGTAAACAATCTCAAATGGCGCGTAATTAAGCAACTTTACCCACTGCAGCAAGAGGAGATTTTCTCCTCTGCCGGTTACAAAGAATATTTTGAACTCAATAAACACTGGCTGGTTCCCTATGCTACATTCTGCTATTTCAGGGATAAATACAACAGTGCCGATTTCAATACCTGGCAGACACATAAAACCTACGATGCCGCAGAAGCTGCCGCATTGCTGGAAACCGGTGCCGGCACATTCAACGACGTGGCCATTCATATATATGTACAATACCTGTTGCATCTTCAGTTGAAAGAAGCTGCCGAATACGCGCATCAGCATGGTGTGATCGTTAAAGGAGATATACCAATCGGTATTTACCGTTTTGGTGTGGATGCATGGCAAAACCCCGAGCTGTACCACATGGAAATGCAGGCCGGCGCACCGCCAGATGACTTTGCAAAAACCGGCCAGAACTGGGGCTTTCCTACGTATAACTGGGAGAAAATGCAGGAAGATGACTTTACCTGGTGGAAGCAGCGCTTTGAACAGATGAGTTATTATTTCGACGCATTTCGCATAGACCACATTCTGGGTTTCTTTCGCATATGGAGCATCCCTATAGATTCCGTTGAAGGCATCATGGGCCATTTTGAACCGGCCATACCCGTACATATCAATGAATTTTACGAGCGTAATATGTGGTTTGATTATGCCCGCTATTGCAAACCATATATTACAGAAAGGTTATTGAACGATACATTGGGCGATCAGAAGGAACACGTAAAATATACATTCCTTAATTATGATGGCTTCGAAAAATACCAGCTAAAACCTGAATTTTCCACGCAGGCAAAAGTGGAAAACTATTTTTCGTGGCAGCAGGATAGTGAGCATAACCGCTGGCTTAAAAAACAATTGTTCAGCTATCTCTCCAATGTGTTGTTATTCGAGGTAGAAGGCTCGCAGGGGCAGCAGTTTCACTTCCGTTTTGGCATAGAAGAAACCCCGTCGTTTAAAGACCTTGATCCGCATTTGCAATACCAGCTAAAACAGCTGTACGTAAATTATTTCTTTGAGCGGCAGGATGATTTCTGGATGAAAAAAGCCATGCAAAAATTACCGGCATTAAAACGTGCTACCAATATGCTTGTATGTGGAGAAGACCTCGGTCTTGTGCCGCGCAGCGTTCCAGAGGTCATGCGGCAGCTAGGTTTGCTCAGCCTCGAAATTCAGCGCATGCCCAAAGATCCCAATAAGCAATTCTTTCATCCTGCAGATGCACCATACCTCAGCGTGGTTACACCATCTTCGCACGATATAAGCACTATTCGTGGCTGGTGGGAAGAAGACCGCAACTTATCCCAGCAATTCTTTAACGATGAGTTGGGGCAGTGGGGACTGGCGCCTTATTTCTGCGATGCATGGGTAAACAAAGCCATCGTGGTGCAACACCTGTACTCACCCGCCATGTGGAGTATTTTCCAGTTGCAGGATATACTGGGTTGCAACAGGCAGATACGCAGGCCCAACCCGCACGAGGAACGCATCAATGTGCCCGCAGATTCCAAACATTACTGGCGCTACCGCATGCATTTAACCCTCGAAGACCTGCTGAAAGCTTCGGCGTTCAACAGTGAGTTTTCATCTATGGTTAAAGAAAGCGGCAGAGCGTAA